The Paenibacillus sp. MBLB1832 genome has a window encoding:
- a CDS encoding SPOR domain-containing protein, which translates to MKKARITYRFDPKEGTESSRRAARVHDQEENVIPLYQEEFKVIDSKTERNGREITPFDQSEREQVESLFESHALNTFTTDFGNWNSSFETEGERVERIIRDSQSVREQQVDTQPPQIQPPAQPIEKPDEWSNWTPKDPYREIDSVPRIAKSSSTPWFRIATSVAGAVVTGIAFGFFVLSMFSTDRDTNVDAGATAAPNKITVSSANSQASSSTKTQTGTNNAALPASAAVVTAVQIPAKSYTFLQNGVFSSLQGAQAVQDSLGKKGLAAAMDTSDKLTVFVGFAKTRDDATALRQKVQESDKTIEVFMKNVDFPAVTGIRWSGTKPESVPTFIAEGDKLVNSISGLTLVHLAETKPTALTDASMQAIRTSHQTMITLSTTLADGAGDDVRASLQKMTTAMNRAVQSMEEYKKTPSTSLMWQAQSAMMQYIIAQKEFLKGITVA; encoded by the coding sequence ATGAAAAAAGCTAGAATTACGTATCGATTCGACCCTAAGGAAGGGACAGAATCAAGTCGCAGAGCGGCGAGGGTTCATGACCAAGAGGAGAATGTCATTCCACTCTATCAAGAAGAGTTTAAAGTGATAGATTCGAAGACAGAGCGAAACGGGAGAGAAATCACGCCATTTGATCAATCCGAGAGAGAGCAAGTGGAATCGTTATTTGAATCCCATGCGTTGAATACATTTACAACGGACTTTGGCAATTGGAACTCATCGTTTGAAACGGAGGGTGAGCGCGTAGAACGCATCATTCGCGATTCTCAAAGCGTGAGAGAGCAGCAAGTTGACACGCAACCGCCTCAGATCCAGCCTCCTGCGCAACCGATTGAGAAGCCAGATGAATGGTCGAATTGGACGCCCAAAGACCCTTACCGTGAGATAGATTCCGTCCCGCGTATTGCCAAATCATCCAGCACGCCATGGTTCCGCATCGCAACCTCAGTGGCAGGAGCGGTCGTGACGGGTATCGCTTTTGGATTCTTCGTGCTCTCCATGTTCTCCACGGATCGCGATACGAATGTAGATGCGGGGGCAACCGCGGCTCCGAACAAAATTACAGTATCATCCGCGAATTCACAAGCCTCGTCTTCAACGAAGACACAAACAGGCACAAACAACGCGGCGTTGCCTGCTTCTGCAGCAGTAGTGACAGCGGTGCAAATCCCAGCAAAGTCGTATACATTCTTACAAAATGGTGTATTCAGTTCCTTGCAGGGGGCGCAAGCCGTCCAAGACTCCCTTGGCAAGAAGGGACTCGCGGCAGCGATGGATACATCAGATAAGCTTACGGTATTTGTCGGATTTGCGAAGACGAGAGACGATGCTACAGCACTTCGCCAGAAAGTGCAAGAGTCCGATAAGACGATTGAAGTCTTCATGAAAAATGTGGATTTCCCCGCTGTTACGGGCATTCGTTGGTCTGGGACGAAACCGGAGTCGGTCCCTACTTTCATTGCGGAAGGCGACAAACTTGTAAATTCGATAAGCGGGTTAACGCTCGTTCATCTTGCTGAGACGAAGCCGACTGCCCTGACAGATGCTTCTATGCAAGCGATCCGAACTTCGCATCAAACGATGATTACGTTATCCACAACGCTCGCTGATGGAGCTGGAGATGATGTGAGGGCCTCATTGCAGAAAATGACAACGGCTATGAATCGTGCGGTTCAATCGATGGAAGAATATAAGAAAACACCTTCTACATCGCTGATGTGGCAAGCGCAGTCTGCCATGATGCAGTATATTATTGCCCAAAAAGAATTTCTCAAAGGGATTACCGTTGCCTAA
- a CDS encoding N-acetylmuramoyl-L-alanine amidase, with translation MTLLKKWTLLTLLLTFAFPYHAFAYKIVLDAGHGGSDPGAIGVGGLRETDVNLDITMKVKQALLERGYDVVMTRTTDTFWSLAERVAFTNEQKADLFVSIHANAHANSNVNGSMVLYYDNNYPQEDYPASSTMSQLTPYSKDLAGHVQDALVASAGTKDLGLTPSAVYVARMGIIPSILVETGFLTNKSDAALLNSDAARSKIALGIANGISAYEPPLFTDVLVHWSRPAVLRMKNKGIIEGIGNNYEPDRALTRAEFLTLMDRVFTFSKLPTVCEAKSSVTSSVYGCNAGTSYSDLPASHWASAVFAKASKLNLLQGYEDGTIRPNRAITRGEVADLFNRLLQMTSAGAPAVYQPYFDDVPKSLWSALAITNLKEKGIINGVTDTSFKPNQTMTRAEIAALLDRYFK, from the coding sequence ATGACTCTTCTCAAAAAATGGACCCTGCTCACACTACTGCTGACGTTTGCCTTTCCTTACCATGCATTCGCTTACAAAATCGTACTCGATGCAGGCCATGGCGGGAGCGATCCTGGCGCAATTGGTGTAGGCGGTCTGCGTGAAACCGATGTCAATCTCGACATCACGATGAAAGTTAAGCAAGCCCTGCTTGAGCGCGGTTATGACGTTGTCATGACACGGACAACCGATACGTTCTGGTCATTAGCCGAACGTGTTGCCTTCACGAATGAACAGAAAGCTGATTTATTCGTTTCGATTCATGCCAACGCGCATGCCAACAGTAATGTCAATGGCTCGATGGTCCTCTACTATGACAACAACTACCCGCAGGAGGATTATCCTGCAAGCTCTACCATGAGCCAGCTTACGCCTTATAGCAAAGATTTGGCTGGGCATGTCCAAGATGCGCTCGTTGCTTCTGCAGGCACCAAAGACCTTGGACTAACACCAAGCGCTGTCTATGTGGCTCGTATGGGCATCATTCCCAGCATCCTTGTGGAGACAGGCTTCCTCACGAACAAAAGTGATGCCGCCTTGCTCAATAGTGACGCTGCACGATCCAAAATCGCGCTTGGCATCGCGAATGGGATTAGCGCTTATGAACCGCCGCTATTTACGGACGTCCTGGTGCATTGGTCCAGACCTGCCGTTCTTCGCATGAAGAACAAAGGGATCATCGAAGGTATCGGCAACAATTATGAGCCGGACCGCGCGTTAACTAGAGCGGAATTCCTTACGCTCATGGATCGTGTCTTTACCTTTAGCAAGCTTCCTACCGTCTGTGAAGCCAAATCAAGCGTGACTTCCAGCGTATATGGCTGCAATGCGGGAACTTCTTATTCAGACCTGCCCGCCTCACATTGGGCAAGCGCCGTGTTTGCTAAAGCTAGCAAATTAAATTTGCTGCAAGGCTATGAAGACGGCACGATTCGTCCAAACCGCGCCATTACACGCGGTGAGGTTGCTGACTTGTTCAACCGCCTGCTGCAGATGACATCGGCAGGGGCACCAGCGGTGTACCAACCTTATTTTGATGATGTACCTAAGTCGTTGTGGAGTGCACTTGCAATTACGAATTTGAAAGAAAAAGGCATTATTAACGGTGTCACCGACACCTCCTTCAAGCCCAATCAAACGATGACCCGCGCTGAAATCGCGGCGTTGCTTGATCGGTATTTCAAGTAA
- a CDS encoding DUF4321 domain-containing protein encodes MKKNTFTLIIFLIIGLITGIIIGQLLAPVPALSFLTKSVPITWDPRADLQVVKYEFHLLVKLNLCSILGLVGGFLLYRKI; translated from the coding sequence ATGAAGAAGAATACGTTTACCTTGATCATATTTCTAATCATCGGATTGATTACTGGCATTATTATCGGTCAGTTGTTGGCACCTGTTCCTGCTCTTTCTTTCTTAACGAAATCGGTTCCCATTACGTGGGATCCAAGGGCAGACTTGCAAGTGGTGAAATATGAATTTCACTTGTTGGTGAAGCTAAACCTATGCAGTATCCTAGGATTAGTAGGGGGCTTTCTCCTTTATCGGAAAATCTAG
- a CDS encoding Maf family protein has translation MITNEELLIVPMAAHQLILASSSPRRQELIQSFGLPYIIRVSDADETVEQKITPSEFVEVLSLRKAATVREMLEASDKHGIIIGSDTVVVYNDEVLGKPVDEEDAFRMLKAMQGQTHQVFSGVACVDAETGKQVVSHSVTNVHMKAMSDEQIRRYIATGEPRDKAGSYAIQGIGATIISGIEGDYFTVVGLPLSLLSDMLLEFNIQVL, from the coding sequence ATGATTACAAATGAGGAGTTGTTGATCGTGCCTATGGCAGCGCACCAATTAATTCTGGCTTCCTCTTCACCGAGGAGACAGGAGTTGATACAATCTTTTGGACTTCCTTATATAATTCGGGTGAGTGACGCGGATGAGACCGTCGAACAAAAAATAACGCCGTCGGAATTTGTCGAAGTTTTATCGTTAAGAAAAGCGGCTACCGTCAGGGAGATGCTGGAAGCCTCAGACAAGCATGGCATCATTATCGGCTCCGATACCGTTGTCGTCTATAACGATGAGGTGCTGGGCAAACCCGTTGATGAGGAAGATGCCTTCCGCATGCTGAAAGCGATGCAAGGCCAAACACATCAAGTATTCAGCGGCGTAGCTTGTGTAGATGCTGAAACGGGGAAACAGGTTGTGTCACATAGCGTGACCAACGTTCATATGAAGGCGATGTCGGATGAGCAGATTCGCCGGTATATCGCAACAGGTGAACCGAGAGACAAAGCTGGTTCCTATGCGATTCAAGGTATTGGCGCAACAATCATCAGCGGCATTGAAGGAGACTATTTTACTGTTGTTGGACTCCCGCTTTCGCTATTGAGCGACATGCTCTTGGAGTTCAACATTCAAGTACTGTAG
- a CDS encoding RrF2 family transcriptional regulator yields the protein MNSEFTIAVHSLVLLAHLPDHMATSEEIAANVSTHSARIRKVMGFLRKAGYVSTKEGIGGGFILSCKPEEVTLAEIYRLTCQGTLKPSWCSGDESKPCLISSKMDLLMGNVFKDAEKQMENYFEGHTIGSMLEQIKQFECPQSNKEPLS from the coding sequence ATGAACAGCGAATTTACGATAGCCGTACATAGTCTTGTTCTGTTAGCGCATTTACCTGATCATATGGCAACCAGCGAAGAAATTGCAGCGAATGTCTCCACCCATTCTGCACGTATTCGCAAAGTGATGGGTTTTTTGCGGAAAGCAGGCTATGTGTCAACGAAAGAAGGCATAGGCGGCGGATTTATTCTTAGTTGCAAGCCAGAAGAGGTAACACTCGCCGAGATTTACCGCTTAACGTGCCAAGGCACGCTTAAGCCGAGTTGGTGCTCAGGTGATGAGTCGAAGCCTTGCTTAATCTCCTCGAAGATGGATCTATTAATGGGGAACGTTTTTAAAGATGCCGAGAAGCAGATGGAGAACTACTTTGAAGGTCATACCATTGGCAGCATGCTCGAGCAAATCAAGCAATTTGAGTGTCCACAATCGAATAAAGAGCCCTTATCCTAG
- the radC gene encoding RadC family protein — translation MESSSLMLREVPMEERPRERMLQLGAGALSHAELLAILLRTGTVSESAINLANRILSESGGLRSLVDMSKDQLTQIKGIGDAKALQIQAGIELGRRLAKSSHEERVTIRSPKDIANLMSEDLRYLQKEHFVCLFLNTKNHVVGQETLSMGSLNASIVHPREVFRAAIKRSSASIICVHNHPSGDPTPSPEDISLTARLVEAGTIIGIEVLDHVIIGDQRFISLKEQGFM, via the coding sequence ATGGAAAGCTCAAGTCTTATGCTAAGAGAAGTACCCATGGAAGAAAGGCCGCGGGAGCGTATGCTCCAATTAGGCGCAGGAGCGTTAAGCCATGCGGAATTACTCGCAATTTTGCTGCGAACGGGAACGGTATCGGAATCTGCAATCAACTTGGCTAATCGAATTCTAAGCGAGTCTGGCGGACTCCGCAGCCTTGTTGACATGAGTAAGGATCAATTGACCCAGATCAAAGGAATTGGCGACGCGAAGGCTTTGCAGATTCAGGCGGGCATCGAGCTCGGTCGAAGGTTGGCTAAGAGCTCCCATGAAGAGCGAGTGACGATCCGTTCTCCCAAGGATATTGCGAATTTAATGAGCGAGGATCTTCGCTATCTGCAAAAGGAGCATTTTGTTTGCCTTTTTCTCAATACGAAAAACCATGTTGTGGGGCAAGAAACGTTATCCATGGGAAGCTTAAACGCTTCCATCGTGCATCCGAGGGAGGTATTTCGAGCCGCGATTAAGCGCAGCAGTGCCTCGATTATATGTGTACATAACCATCCGAGCGGCGATCCGACTCCGAGCCCGGAAGATATTAGTCTTACTGCCCGTTTAGTTGAAGCTGGAACAATAATTGGAATTGAAGTGTTGGATCATGTTATCATTGGAGATCAGAGATTCATAAGTTTGAAGGAACAAGGCTTTATGTAA
- a CDS encoding rod shape-determining protein, whose translation MFGGFTKDLGIDLGTANTLVYVKGRGIIVREPSVVALRTDTKTIEAVGEDAKKMIGRTPGNIRAIRPMKDGVIADFDTTSTMIRYFIRRAQKQRWLFGRHPNVMVCVPSGITAVEKRAVEDATKQAGAREAYTIEEPFAAAIGADLPVWEPTGSMVVDIGGGTTEVAVISLGGIVTSRSIRIAGDEMDEAIIQYIKRTYNLMIGERTAETLKIEIGSALALNLEKPDSLEIRGRDLVTGLPKTISVTSTEITESLADTVSAIVEAVKVTLEKCPPELSADIMDRGIVLTGGGGLLRNLDRLLARETGMPVMVAENPLDCVAIGTGRALENIHLFKNKSGSGSRYKG comes from the coding sequence ATGTTTGGAGGATTTACCAAAGATTTAGGGATTGATTTAGGGACAGCGAATACACTGGTTTATGTGAAAGGCAGAGGAATAATCGTTAGGGAGCCTTCAGTGGTTGCCCTTCGTACTGATACGAAAACAATTGAGGCTGTAGGTGAAGATGCCAAGAAAATGATTGGCCGTACACCAGGAAACATTCGTGCGATTCGTCCGATGAAGGATGGTGTTATTGCGGATTTCGATACGACATCCACGATGATTCGCTACTTTATTCGTCGTGCTCAGAAGCAACGTTGGTTATTTGGACGTCATCCGAACGTCATGGTTTGCGTGCCGTCCGGCATTACAGCGGTAGAGAAACGTGCTGTTGAGGATGCAACGAAACAAGCGGGTGCCCGAGAAGCTTATACGATCGAGGAGCCTTTCGCGGCTGCGATCGGCGCGGATTTGCCGGTATGGGAGCCGACGGGAAGCATGGTCGTCGATATTGGCGGCGGAACGACAGAAGTCGCGGTTATTTCCCTTGGCGGTATTGTGACGAGCCGCTCGATTCGAATCGCTGGCGATGAAATGGATGAAGCTATCATTCAATATATTAAACGTACCTACAATTTGATGATTGGTGAACGTACGGCAGAAACGCTTAAGATCGAGATTGGATCTGCACTGGCGCTAAACTTGGAGAAACCAGATTCCTTAGAAATTCGCGGCCGGGATCTTGTTACGGGTTTACCGAAGACGATCAGCGTGACTTCAACTGAAATTACAGAATCTTTGGCAGATACGGTCAGCGCAATTGTGGAGGCTGTGAAGGTAACGCTGGAGAAATGCCCGCCAGAGCTTTCGGCAGATATTATGGATCGGGGTATCGTGTTGACGGGGGGCGGCGGTTTGCTGCGTAACTTGGACCGCTTGTTGGCTAGAGAGACGGGGATGCCTGTCATGGTTGCCGAAAATCCGTTGGATTGCGTTGCGATTGGTACGGGACGCGCGTTAGAAAATATTCATTTATTCAAAAATAAATCAGGATCTGGTTCCAGGTATAAGGGTTAA
- the mreC gene encoding rod shape-determining protein MreC, with protein MGNKRLIFLMSGLVCFFILMGLTLGNRGPMTWPEKFVKDSVSWTQGLLYKPASSIAGFFEDIRQLRVIYEENKTLKLTLTQYARDTQRLNELESQNKRLMEALGFTERQRQANNYTYRIAEVVTVDPDPYNSTVTINLGDKDGIKENMAVMTVDGLVGRVSKVFGFHSNVQLLTETNDTDNNSKAIAVTVKGNESQPFGMIESYDAKLGELVMNKVEHADDMKIGDTIITSGLGQVFPKGIEVGTISSIGPGEFGITYKVLVKPKASFNRIREVFVVEVPEVK; from the coding sequence ATGGGAAATAAACGACTCATTTTTCTAATGTCTGGTTTAGTCTGTTTTTTTATTCTTATGGGGCTAACACTCGGCAATCGAGGGCCGATGACTTGGCCTGAGAAATTTGTCAAAGATTCTGTTTCATGGACCCAAGGACTCCTGTACAAGCCCGCTTCTTCCATAGCGGGTTTCTTTGAAGATATCAGACAGCTGCGAGTCATCTATGAGGAAAATAAAACATTGAAATTGACGCTCACGCAGTATGCGCGAGATACGCAGCGATTGAATGAACTGGAGTCGCAAAATAAGCGGCTGATGGAAGCGCTCGGCTTTACAGAACGCCAACGCCAAGCGAACAATTACACCTATCGTATTGCCGAAGTCGTGACGGTTGATCCAGATCCCTACAACAGCACGGTCACGATTAATCTTGGCGATAAAGACGGCATTAAAGAGAACATGGCGGTCATGACCGTGGATGGTCTGGTTGGTCGTGTCAGCAAAGTATTCGGATTCCATTCGAATGTCCAACTGCTTACTGAGACGAATGATACCGACAATAACTCCAAGGCCATTGCGGTTACGGTGAAAGGCAACGAGTCGCAGCCTTTTGGCATGATCGAATCGTATGATGCTAAGTTGGGCGAGCTCGTGATGAACAAAGTTGAACATGCTGATGATATGAAAATCGGCGACACCATTATCACTTCAGGTTTAGGACAAGTTTTCCCGAAAGGCATAGAAGTGGGGACGATCTCTTCCATCGGTCCTGGTGAGTTCGGAATCACGTATAAGGTTTTGGTAAAACCGAAGGCGTCCTTTAATCGAATCCGCGAAGTATTCGTCGTGGAAGTTCCGGAAGTGAAATGA
- the mreD gene encoding rod shape-determining protein MreD, protein MNRHVIWLILFALFILQGTLIVWLLPAAWQSTVYVTPHLTLVFIMFIGLFHHRHAALIYGLIFGLLHDFIYYGAMLGVYSFGMGLVGYLAGLGQRRQPNLIFYNLLITSIGLLLFEFLNYGINRLFKLITIDLNWALTHYMLPSVLFNLLIALLCYVPIRKLLEGKRTAVSGNED, encoded by the coding sequence ATGAATCGACACGTAATTTGGCTCATCCTATTCGCCCTGTTTATTCTTCAGGGAACGTTGATCGTCTGGCTGCTGCCTGCTGCCTGGCAATCGACGGTTTATGTAACACCGCATTTAACTTTAGTGTTTATTATGTTTATTGGACTTTTCCATCATCGTCATGCTGCTTTAATTTACGGATTGATCTTCGGGTTATTGCATGATTTCATCTATTATGGAGCCATGCTGGGCGTTTACTCCTTCGGAATGGGGCTTGTCGGCTATCTAGCGGGATTAGGCCAACGCAGACAGCCTAACTTGATTTTTTATAATTTGCTGATAACAAGCATAGGTTTGCTCTTATTCGAGTTTCTCAACTATGGGATCAATCGCTTGTTCAAGTTGATCACAATTGATTTGAATTGGGCTCTCACCCATTACATGCTCCCAAGCGTTCTGTTCAATTTACTGATTGCCTTGCTTTGTTACGTTCCGATTCGGAAATTGCTGGAAGGAAAGCGTACCGCAGTTTCTGGGAATGAAGATTAA
- the minC gene encoding septum site-determining protein MinC, with protein sequence MSVAKHHVMIKGVKDGLVFLLNDGCDWEELLQELQHKLEKTHQQILTGPIIHVNVKLGSREATEEQKEEIRSVIKQKGNLLIQSIESEPPKILTPEEPKSAITTLRGMIRSGQTLHHEGDLLYLGDVNPGGIISSTGNIYIMGSLRGMAHAGSEGEEKSIIAASHMRPTQLRIAGVISRSPDEWGIEEAFMEFAYVKDGKMEIDKLHQLHRIWPEAPIK encoded by the coding sequence ATGTCTGTAGCTAAGCACCATGTGATGATTAAAGGGGTCAAGGATGGCCTTGTTTTTTTACTAAATGACGGATGCGATTGGGAAGAGCTCCTGCAGGAATTGCAGCATAAGCTCGAGAAAACGCATCAGCAAATATTAACGGGTCCGATTATTCATGTGAATGTGAAGTTGGGCAGTCGTGAGGCGACAGAAGAGCAGAAGGAAGAGATTCGTTCTGTTATTAAGCAGAAGGGGAATCTGTTGATCCAATCGATTGAAAGTGAACCGCCTAAGATCCTGACGCCAGAAGAGCCCAAATCAGCGATAACGACGCTGCGCGGGATGATTCGATCTGGACAAACGTTACATCATGAAGGTGACTTGCTCTATCTCGGAGATGTGAATCCTGGCGGTATCATTTCTTCAACGGGGAACATTTACATCATGGGCTCTCTCCGAGGCATGGCTCATGCTGGTTCGGAGGGGGAAGAGAAGTCGATTATCGCGGCTTCTCACATGCGTCCGACGCAATTGCGAATTGCGGGCGTGATCTCACGTTCACCGGATGAGTGGGGAATTGAAGAAGCCTTTATGGAATTTGCCTATGTGAAAGATGGTAAAATGGAAATCGACAAGCTGCATCAACTTCATCGGATTTGGCCGGAAGCGCCAATCAAATAA
- the minD gene encoding septum site-determining protein MinD translates to MGEAIVVTSGKGGVGKTTTSANLGTALALLGKKVCMVDTDIGLRNLDVVMGLENRIIYDLVDVAEGRCRLPQALIKDKRFEELYLLPAAQTKDKHAVSPEQVRTIILELKNDFEFVIIDCPAGIEQGFKNAVAGADKAIVVTTPENAAVRDADRIIGLLENEKISSPKLVINRIRPMMVKKGEMLDIDEICSVLAIDLLGIVPDDEHVIKAANLGEPTVMNPSSRAAIAYRNIARRIVGDTVPLMQLEDKTGWVKRMKKFIGIG, encoded by the coding sequence ATGGGAGAGGCTATCGTTGTAACATCAGGTAAAGGCGGCGTTGGTAAAACGACAACTTCCGCTAATCTAGGAACTGCACTTGCGCTTCTTGGGAAAAAAGTGTGTATGGTCGATACCGATATTGGTCTGCGTAATTTGGATGTTGTCATGGGGTTGGAAAATCGGATCATCTACGATCTTGTTGATGTTGCAGAGGGTCGTTGCCGATTGCCGCAGGCGCTGATTAAAGATAAACGGTTTGAGGAATTGTATTTATTACCAGCAGCTCAAACGAAAGATAAGCATGCCGTTTCGCCAGAGCAGGTGCGGACGATTATTTTGGAGCTCAAGAATGATTTTGAGTTCGTCATCATCGACTGCCCGGCAGGCATTGAACAAGGCTTCAAAAATGCTGTTGCAGGGGCAGACAAAGCAATTGTCGTGACCACACCAGAAAATGCCGCTGTTCGCGATGCTGACCGCATTATCGGATTGTTGGAGAATGAGAAAATTTCTTCTCCGAAGTTAGTCATTAACCGCATCAGGCCGATGATGGTGAAAAAAGGCGAGATGCTGGACATCGACGAAATTTGTTCGGTCCTTGCCATTGATCTATTGGGGATTGTGCCTGATGACGAGCATGTCATTAAGGCTGCTAATTTAGGTGAGCCTACCGTGATGAACCCATCGTCACGCGCAGCTATCGCTTATCGGAATATTGCTCGCCGCATCGTTGGCGATACAGTTCCGCTCATGCAGCTTGAAGATAAAACAGGTTGGGTCAAACGCATGAAAAAGTTTATCGGAATAGGATGA
- a CDS encoding FtsW/RodA/SpoVE family cell cycle protein — MFAKLKNIDIPIVVILFAFMVISTMLVYSSSVDHPTINISITKILALYAVGLAGFLACSLFDYRVLIRIAPYLYGIGIVSLIAVYFFGKKIHGARGWFELPGGLTFQPAELVKLILIICITALLAKRGGDLLQVKSDIIPVGLAVLIPFMLVLIQPDLGNAIIFIIILLGMLWIGNIKYSQVLISIVIVVGVGFLMLTVYKHFHDALFELLKGYGFSHWMDRIDTFLYPQDVSADDNYQVRNAVRAIGSGGLEGEGFLHGTSVHSNFIPFAYSDSIFVVVGEEFGFRGSAVLLLIYFMLIYRMILISIQSAQLGGAYIVVGVVSMFVFQIFENVGMMIGIMPLTGITLPFVSYGGTSLLINMLSLGLVMSVKLHQERAPELF; from the coding sequence GTGTTCGCCAAACTGAAAAACATTGATATTCCTATTGTTGTCATCCTGTTTGCGTTCATGGTTATCTCTACGATGCTGGTCTATAGTTCGTCGGTAGATCATCCAACGATTAACATTAGTATCACGAAGATATTGGCCTTGTATGCAGTCGGGCTAGCAGGTTTCTTGGCCTGCAGTCTGTTTGACTATCGTGTGCTCATACGGATTGCGCCTTACTTATACGGGATCGGAATCGTTTCGTTGATTGCTGTTTATTTTTTTGGTAAAAAAATACATGGTGCCCGCGGCTGGTTTGAATTGCCAGGTGGTTTGACCTTTCAACCCGCGGAGCTCGTGAAGCTTATTCTCATTATTTGCATTACAGCGCTTCTCGCCAAACGAGGGGGAGATCTGCTGCAAGTAAAGAGCGATATTATTCCCGTCGGGCTTGCTGTGCTCATTCCGTTCATGCTTGTGCTCATCCAGCCAGATTTAGGGAATGCGATTATTTTCATCATTATTTTGCTGGGGATGCTGTGGATCGGCAATATCAAATATTCACAAGTGCTGATTAGCATCGTTATCGTTGTTGGCGTTGGATTTCTAATGCTGACCGTGTATAAGCATTTCCATGATGCCCTATTCGAATTGCTCAAAGGCTATGGATTCAGCCACTGGATGGATCGTATCGATACGTTCTTGTACCCTCAGGATGTGTCTGCGGACGATAATTATCAAGTTCGCAATGCGGTGCGCGCCATTGGTTCTGGTGGACTGGAAGGCGAGGGCTTCCTGCACGGAACTTCGGTGCACAGTAACTTCATTCCGTTCGCTTATTCGGATTCCATCTTTGTCGTTGTAGGCGAAGAGTTCGGCTTCCGTGGTTCTGCCGTTTTGCTGCTCATTTACTTCATGTTGATCTATCGCATGATTCTGATTTCCATTCAAAGCGCGCAACTAGGCGGTGCCTATATTGTGGTTGGCGTTGTCTCGATGTTCGTATTTCAAATTTTTGAAAATGTGGGCATGATGATCGGCATTATGCCCTTAACGGGGATCACGCTTCCTTTCGTCAGCTATGGGGGAACCTCGCTGCTCATAAACATGCTGTCACTCGGTCTTGTTATGAGTGTGAAACTGCATCAGGAGCGAGCGCCAGAATTATTCTAA